A genomic segment from Vicinamibacterales bacterium encodes:
- a CDS encoding glycosyltransferase family 2 protein → MAAPPLVTIGMPVFNAADTAATAVRSICHQTFTDWELLVIDDGSTDGIADVMRHFSDPRIRFIQIPDGNRGLATRLNQCITLARGRYFARMDADDVAYPERLERQVKFLDEHPEVDLLGTRALLFKGEGKPFGLYAKAFDHAEICRRPWWGFPLAHPTWMGKHEWFVRHQYRERHTRCEDQELLLRTFDTSQFAALSDVLLGYRMDRILAGKLGLGRLNYCRELVRQIHSGPSALRAARGILVHSLAYGRDIALHISGTVSRRSRQMFYPLDARVTTKWQQVWADSSSVAPAASPARSTSEDAHRPSSTGNDDESR, encoded by the coding sequence ATGGCAGCCCCCCCCCTGGTCACCATAGGCATGCCTGTTTTTAACGCCGCGGACACGGCGGCGACCGCTGTTCGCTCAATTTGTCACCAGACGTTCACGGACTGGGAACTGCTGGTCATCGATGACGGCTCGACCGATGGCATCGCGGACGTGATGCGGCACTTTTCGGATCCGCGTATCCGGTTCATCCAGATTCCGGACGGCAACCGGGGGTTGGCGACGCGTCTGAACCAGTGCATCACCCTTGCCCGAGGCCGGTACTTCGCACGAATGGATGCGGATGACGTGGCCTATCCGGAGCGGCTGGAGCGGCAGGTGAAGTTCCTCGATGAGCATCCCGAGGTCGATCTACTCGGAACCCGCGCGCTTCTGTTCAAGGGCGAAGGCAAGCCGTTCGGTTTGTACGCCAAGGCTTTCGATCACGCGGAGATCTGCCGGCGTCCATGGTGGGGGTTCCCCCTGGCGCACCCGACCTGGATGGGGAAACACGAGTGGTTTGTCAGGCACCAGTATCGAGAACGACACACCCGGTGCGAGGACCAGGAGCTGCTGTTGCGAACATTCGACACCAGCCAGTTTGCCGCATTGTCTGACGTCCTCTTAGGGTACCGAATGGACCGGATCCTGGCTGGCAAGCTGGGCCTGGGGCGACTGAACTATTGCCGCGAACTGGTTCGGCAGATCCACAGCGGTCCGTCGGCACTACGTGCCGCTCGCGGCATCCTCGTCCACAGCCTCGCGTATGGTCGTGACATCGCTCTGCACATTAGTGGCACTGTCAGCCGGCGGTCACGGCAGATGTTCTACCCGCTTGATGCCAGGGTGACCACAAAATGGCAGCAGGTGTGGGCCGACAGCAGTAGTGTCGCGCCAGCGGCGAGTCCGGCGCGGTCTACGTCCGAGGACGCCCATCGACCGTCCTCAACAGGCAACGATGATGAATCCCGATAG
- a CDS encoding class I SAM-dependent methyltransferase, protein MIRKAVLGCVDVLGLVWRLLPARVRETVVMGLFMLESRPGDPAQALRRLLRLQKRLDLVINERALAYGGGVHPKHRLMRYHDFFVDRIAPGSRVLDIGCGYGAVARSIATRVPHSTVVGVELDKGRLAQARSGEVPPNLSFVEADATRDLPAGAWNAVVLSNVLEHIEDRVSFLKSIVAQVHPDQVLIRVPLFERDWKVALGKDLGVDYFSDPTHYIEHSPQVLTSELTLAGLEQVETVLVWGEIWTRCRPNAKSSPAAVKK, encoded by the coding sequence GTGATCAGAAAGGCCGTGCTTGGCTGCGTGGACGTCCTCGGCCTGGTGTGGCGGCTGCTGCCTGCCAGGGTTCGGGAGACCGTGGTGATGGGCCTGTTCATGCTCGAATCGCGTCCAGGAGACCCCGCGCAAGCGTTGCGGAGGCTGCTGCGGCTGCAGAAACGGCTCGATCTGGTCATCAACGAGCGCGCCCTGGCGTACGGAGGTGGTGTCCATCCGAAGCACCGGCTGATGCGGTATCACGACTTCTTTGTCGATCGCATCGCGCCTGGTTCAAGGGTGCTCGACATCGGCTGCGGCTACGGCGCCGTGGCCCGCAGCATCGCGACCCGCGTCCCCCACAGCACGGTGGTTGGCGTGGAACTCGATAAGGGCCGGCTCGCGCAGGCACGCTCCGGCGAGGTGCCACCCAACCTCAGTTTTGTCGAGGCCGACGCGACTCGCGATCTGCCAGCAGGCGCCTGGAACGCCGTGGTGTTGTCCAATGTGCTCGAGCACATCGAGGATCGAGTGTCGTTCCTGAAGAGCATTGTCGCGCAGGTGCACCCCGACCAGGTGCTGATTCGCGTGCCGCTGTTCGAACGTGACTGGAAGGTCGCGTTGGGTAAGGACCTCGGGGTCGACTATTTCTCCGATCCCACGCATTACATCGAACATAGTCCGCAGGTTCTGACCAGTGAGCTCACCCTCGCCGGCCTCGAGCAGGTCGAAACCGTTCTCGTTTGGGGAGAGATCTGGACCCGGTGCCGGCCGAACGCAAAATCGTCACCAGCGGCGGTCAAGAAGTGA
- a CDS encoding glycosyltransferase family 4 protein has product MGFKDTAARAILRRGYVAFCGAAAAANLVAPRRNELAVYYGGARSGDVGGPLVKVRRLREYFPEVRWGYNLVYVLSNAPYLPAPALRLLKRRGIPIVHNQNGVFYKAWYAGDWQAQNRQMAQPYHAADWVFYQSEFCRRAADLFLGPREGAGEILYNAVDTGRFSPSPGGAPGSDGYRFLVTGKIGNHLYYRLESTIAGLRVARARGLDARLTIAGWIELEARGRAEALAASLGVADSVTFTGPYGQQQAPDIYRAADAYVMTKHNDPCPNTVIEALASGLPVLYSDSGGTPELVGTSAGVALPCAEDWEVPHAPDAQAVGEGMLRIAEGRAGFAAAARRRAVEKFDIAHWIARHREVFHQLQAAR; this is encoded by the coding sequence ATGGGCTTTAAGGACACCGCCGCCCGCGCCATTCTCCGCCGGGGCTACGTCGCCTTCTGCGGCGCGGCCGCGGCCGCCAATCTCGTGGCGCCTCGGCGCAACGAGCTGGCGGTCTATTACGGCGGCGCCCGGTCGGGTGACGTCGGCGGCCCGCTGGTCAAGGTGCGCCGCCTGCGGGAGTACTTTCCAGAGGTGCGGTGGGGCTACAACCTGGTGTACGTCCTGAGCAACGCGCCCTATCTGCCTGCCCCGGCCCTGCGATTGCTGAAGCGCCGGGGCATACCAATTGTTCACAACCAGAATGGGGTCTTCTACAAAGCCTGGTATGCGGGCGACTGGCAGGCCCAGAACCGGCAGATGGCGCAGCCGTACCACGCCGCCGACTGGGTGTTCTACCAGAGCGAGTTTTGCCGGCGCGCGGCCGATCTGTTCCTGGGGCCGCGCGAGGGAGCGGGCGAGATCCTCTACAATGCTGTCGATACCGGCCGCTTTTCCCCGTCGCCTGGGGGCGCTCCGGGCAGCGACGGCTATCGTTTCCTCGTCACGGGTAAGATAGGAAATCATCTGTATTACCGTTTAGAAAGCACGATCGCCGGTCTGCGTGTTGCCCGCGCGCGCGGGCTTGATGCGCGCCTCACCATCGCCGGGTGGATCGAGCTCGAGGCCCGCGGCCGGGCCGAGGCGCTGGCCGCCAGCCTCGGCGTCGCCGACAGCGTGACGTTCACCGGGCCCTACGGGCAGCAGCAGGCGCCGGACATCTACCGGGCCGCTGACGCCTACGTCATGACCAAACACAACGACCCCTGTCCGAATACCGTCATTGAGGCCCTGGCCTCGGGCCTTCCAGTGCTGTATTCGGACAGCGGCGGGACGCCAGAACTCGTTGGCACGTCGGCTGGCGTCGCCTTGCCGTGCGCCGAGGATTGGGAGGTGCCCCACGCACCCGACGCACAGGCGGTCGGTGAAGGCATGCTGCGCATTGCTGAGGGCCGCGCGGGTTTCGCGGCCGCGGCCCGCAGGCGTGCCGTCGAGAAATTCGACATTGCCCACTGGATCGCCCGCCACCGCGAGGTATTTCACCAATTGCAGGCTGCCCGCTGA
- a CDS encoding glycosyltransferase family 4 protein, which produces MKDVLRRWRPAVTAAPWRLAASAGLYAGAGPPVQYVAENADWVIRWIGERLRDEINTVVPGTMGTTTTPQRLVRRVAHFGSQYMWTAWGPHLARSNRHVVSFFHGKREDGPDVSRHIDEFLASVPRLSRIVTGARMIERRLLAWGVPADKVVQIPIGVDTAVFHPPTAKQRAVARARLAIPEDAVVVGSFQKDGVGWGNGMTPKLIKGPDVLLDVVTRLHRVVPVHVLLTGPARGFVKHGLERAGIPYVHRYTGTPVELVDCYHALDLYLITSREEGGPMALMEGMASGVPVVSTRVGMSPDLLTDGVTGGLAEPADAAGLAERALSILSLTSSDASRLRTLATETVKVCDWKVVARRHLDEVYRPLVADGL; this is translated from the coding sequence GTGAAAGATGTGTTGCGGCGGTGGCGTCCGGCGGTCACGGCCGCGCCGTGGCGCCTGGCGGCTTCGGCCGGGCTCTATGCCGGCGCCGGCCCGCCCGTGCAGTATGTCGCGGAGAATGCCGACTGGGTCATTCGCTGGATCGGCGAACGGCTGCGTGATGAGATTAATACCGTCGTGCCGGGCACGATGGGGACCACCACAACGCCGCAACGGTTGGTCAGGCGCGTGGCTCACTTTGGTTCTCAATACATGTGGACGGCGTGGGGACCGCACCTGGCAAGGTCGAATCGCCACGTCGTGTCTTTTTTCCATGGCAAGCGCGAGGACGGCCCGGACGTGTCCCGGCACATCGATGAGTTCCTGGCTAGCGTGCCGCGCCTGAGCCGGATCGTGACCGGGGCCCGGATGATCGAACGCCGCCTGCTGGCGTGGGGCGTGCCCGCCGACAAGGTGGTGCAGATTCCGATTGGCGTGGACACCGCCGTCTTTCATCCGCCCACGGCCAAGCAACGCGCTGTGGCCCGCGCGCGCCTGGCGATTCCCGAAGACGCGGTGGTCGTTGGGTCGTTCCAGAAGGATGGTGTGGGGTGGGGCAACGGGATGACCCCGAAACTGATCAAAGGCCCCGATGTGCTGCTTGACGTCGTCACGCGTTTGCATCGTGTCGTGCCGGTCCACGTGCTGTTGACGGGGCCGGCGCGGGGCTTCGTGAAGCATGGCCTTGAACGGGCCGGCATTCCGTACGTCCACCGCTACACCGGGACTCCAGTCGAACTCGTCGATTGTTATCACGCCCTCGATCTCTACCTGATCACATCACGGGAAGAGGGCGGTCCGATGGCGCTGATGGAGGGCATGGCGAGCGGCGTGCCGGTGGTGTCGACGCGCGTCGGGATGTCGCCGGACCTGCTGACCGACGGCGTGACCGGCGGGCTTGCCGAGCCTGCCGATGCCGCAGGCCTGGCCGAGCGCGCGCTCAGCATCCTGTCGTTGACGAGTAGTGACGCCTCGCGCCTGCGAACGCTCGCCACGGAGACCGTGAAAGTGTGCGACTGGAAGGTGGTCGCGCGTCGCCATCTGGACGAAGTTTATCGACCGCTGGTGGCCGATGGGCTTTAA
- a CDS encoding methyltransferase domain-containing protein produces MTREISGDARLSATDRLRYLGLNLVRNLRLPDRRFTRRSFCEPRLETTRAAASPGRALTEAFIQRGLPTLLPPGPIRVLEIGCGSGSLTAQLAAAGYTGSYLGVDIQDRFRHEPEAAFIRTFVEGDMQTFEPEGQFDLVMSISALEHIADDRKVIGKLGRLVAPGGLQVHCVPSGWGLPVYLWHGYRQYTSALLAERFDPRATTLFAMGGAASFALHFVFISVAEFVFGWRVRRQATGLYRPLLDACLRLDRFVPVCATTYAVCRRAGDAE; encoded by the coding sequence ATGACCAGAGAGATCAGCGGTGACGCGCGCCTGAGCGCCACCGACCGGTTGCGGTACCTCGGCCTCAACCTGGTCCGCAACCTGCGCCTGCCGGACCGGCGGTTCACGCGCCGATCGTTTTGCGAGCCCCGCCTCGAGACAACCCGTGCCGCGGCCTCGCCCGGGCGGGCATTGACCGAGGCATTCATTCAACGAGGCCTGCCGACGCTGCTGCCGCCAGGGCCAATTCGCGTACTCGAGATCGGCTGCGGCAGCGGCAGCCTCACGGCCCAGCTCGCGGCGGCTGGCTATACCGGCAGTTACCTTGGTGTCGACATCCAGGACAGGTTCCGCCATGAGCCTGAAGCCGCATTCATCCGGACATTTGTCGAAGGCGACATGCAGACGTTCGAGCCCGAGGGCCAGTTCGACCTGGTGATGTCGATCTCCGCGCTCGAACACATCGCCGACGATCGTAAGGTGATCGGGAAGCTCGGGCGCCTGGTCGCACCGGGCGGGCTGCAGGTGCACTGTGTCCCCAGTGGGTGGGGACTCCCGGTCTACTTGTGGCACGGCTACCGACAGTACACTTCGGCGCTGCTCGCCGAGCGATTCGATCCACGCGCGACGACCCTGTTTGCGATGGGGGGCGCGGCGAGCTTCGCGCTGCACTTCGTGTTCATCAGCGTCGCCGAGTTCGTGTTTGGCTGGCGCGTTCGCCGCCAGGCGACCGGCCTCTACCGCCCATTGCTCGATGCCTGCCTGCGCCTGGACCGGTTTGTCCCAGTGTGTGCCACGACCTACGCGGTCTGCCGTCGCGCCGGTGACGCCGAGTGA
- a CDS encoding methyltransferase domain-containing protein: MRKDYMESAAPTDDETAFVEKHWTAIWEREGGPQGRIDQIPAKEEYRIMDPYLRRLPAGSRILDGGCGLGDWTMCLARQGFSVAGLDLSRETIGQLKARFPEAEFIAGDIRHTEFPAGQFDAYFSWGVFEHFEAGLQPCIVEAFRVLRPGGYLFISTPLDNLRHGVLGSLARTVPSAASLRFYQWRLTRAEIARELEIGGFEVLATHPIHKRQGVLRLLHHQFGLPYGWLLTRVLSVLLAPIVPGSFIAHMVLAVARKPAAGPR, from the coding sequence ATGCGCAAGGATTACATGGAGTCGGCGGCGCCGACCGACGATGAAACGGCGTTCGTCGAAAAGCATTGGACCGCGATTTGGGAACGCGAAGGTGGACCGCAGGGGCGGATCGATCAAATTCCCGCCAAGGAAGAGTACCGGATCATGGACCCCTACTTGCGGCGGTTACCGGCGGGGAGCCGCATTCTCGACGGCGGCTGCGGGCTCGGCGATTGGACCATGTGCCTGGCGCGGCAGGGCTTCTCGGTGGCAGGACTCGACCTCAGCCGCGAGACGATCGGACAGTTGAAGGCCCGGTTCCCGGAGGCGGAGTTCATTGCCGGCGATATCCGGCACACGGAATTTCCGGCCGGCCAGTTCGACGCCTACTTCTCATGGGGCGTGTTCGAGCATTTCGAGGCGGGTCTGCAGCCCTGCATCGTCGAGGCCTTCCGAGTGCTGAGGCCGGGCGGTTACCTCTTCATCTCGACGCCTCTCGACAACCTGCGCCACGGAGTGCTCGGCTCGCTGGCGCGCACCGTCCCCAGCGCAGCCTCCCTGCGGTTCTACCAGTGGCGCCTCACCCGCGCCGAGATCGCGCGCGAGCTCGAGATCGGCGGCTTCGAGGTGCTGGCGACGCACCCGATCCACAAGCGGCAGGGCGTGCTGCGCCTGCTGCATCACCAGTTCGGCTTGCCCTATGGCTGGCTGCTCACGCGAGTGCTGAGCGTGCTGCTCGCGCCGATCGTGCCCGGTTCGTTTATCGCGCATATGGTGCTGGCGGTCGCGCGCAAGCCGGCAGCCGGGCCCCGTTGA
- a CDS encoding methyltransferase domain-containing protein, translating to MHHQRGAALASGKLMTSIHFDKYDRKGAYHWIEYEGGLLRMSAYTRARYDLVCRCVRAALPDGGSGEILDLGCGDGALAGALSRELCRPVVGADTSERGLALAAEMFGKKGLRGEFRLISGYDTGLAGGRFAAVVCSEVIEHVDDPRAMLDEIYRLLSPGGHLVITTPIRFSELPVDPMHVQEWFVGDFTALCSAVFGAPVQVIRSHPVLWYELVTSSRRWTGRAGRLAANLLTMLGHNPFLQTGGAWRCYTTQTLVLQKRVTPPWAAQ from the coding sequence GTGCATCACCAGCGCGGCGCCGCACTCGCCTCGGGCAAATTGATGACCAGCATTCATTTCGATAAGTACGACCGCAAGGGCGCCTACCACTGGATCGAATATGAGGGTGGGCTCCTGAGGATGAGCGCCTACACCCGGGCCCGATACGACCTGGTCTGCCGTTGCGTCCGCGCCGCTCTCCCGGATGGAGGCTCCGGTGAGATTCTTGACCTGGGCTGCGGTGACGGCGCGCTCGCCGGTGCCCTGTCCCGTGAGCTCTGCCGGCCCGTGGTCGGCGCCGATACCAGCGAGCGCGGGCTCGCACTGGCCGCCGAGATGTTCGGCAAGAAGGGCCTGCGCGGGGAGTTTCGGCTCATCAGCGGCTACGATACCGGCTTGGCCGGCGGCCGCTTCGCGGCCGTAGTCTGTTCTGAGGTGATCGAGCATGTCGACGACCCGCGTGCGATGCTCGACGAGATCTACCGGCTGCTGTCGCCAGGCGGCCACCTGGTAATTACGACGCCGATTCGCTTTTCGGAGTTGCCGGTCGATCCCATGCACGTGCAGGAGTGGTTCGTCGGCGACTTCACCGCGCTGTGCAGCGCCGTCTTCGGCGCGCCGGTCCAGGTCATCCGCTCACACCCCGTCCTCTGGTACGAACTGGTGACATCGTCTCGACGCTGGACCGGACGCGCGGGGCGGCTCGCCGCCAACCTGTTGACGATGCTGGGGCACAACCCGTTTCTCCAGACCGGCGGCGCGTGGCGCTGCTACACAACGCAGACGCTGGTCTTGCAGAAACGCGTCACGCCGCCTTGGGCCGCGCAGTGA
- a CDS encoding glycosyltransferase family 4 protein produces MLAVFQPAKFQSMGVSQEIHVLKGRIAFLFKAGREARVADGGPTEFFYGYVQLRQKGYDAEIVTDRELDLDTLPARVWRSVSHMFYAATGVPLWPIARLARSTTVARLNAFDCLVVSTNTFGVCLGLLCRLNVIQTPVLFLAIGLIEPTTPARVVRIYRWIFGKRVSVCALTEGNARLLSSKLDAPIGHIPFGVDTSFWTPAGAAPAGDYVLSIGNDSHRDYATLLRAWRPSDPRLRVVTSHPISSTAANVEIIRGGWHHQVLTDEAIRTLVQNARFVILPIRETIQPSGQSACLQAMACAKTVVITDFSGLWNRELLRDGDTCLFSGAPGDHDGIRRAVDRLAADSSESARIGANARRMVESALSVEHMAAAVAREVAECITSAAPHSPRAN; encoded by the coding sequence ATGCTTGCCGTGTTCCAGCCGGCCAAGTTCCAGTCAATGGGCGTGAGCCAGGAGATTCACGTCCTGAAGGGCCGGATTGCCTTCTTGTTCAAGGCTGGCCGCGAAGCCAGGGTCGCCGACGGCGGGCCGACCGAGTTCTTCTACGGCTACGTGCAGCTGCGCCAGAAGGGCTACGACGCCGAGATCGTCACCGACCGCGAGCTGGATCTGGACACCCTGCCGGCGCGGGTCTGGCGGAGCGTCAGTCACATGTTCTATGCCGCGACCGGCGTGCCGTTGTGGCCGATCGCCAGGCTCGCGCGCTCGACGACGGTTGCGCGCCTCAATGCCTTCGACTGCCTGGTCGTCTCGACCAACACCTTCGGGGTGTGCCTGGGCCTGTTGTGCCGCCTCAACGTGATCCAGACACCGGTGTTGTTCCTGGCGATCGGCCTGATCGAGCCCACAACCCCGGCACGGGTCGTGCGGATCTATCGATGGATCTTCGGCAAGCGCGTCTCGGTGTGCGCCTTGACCGAGGGAAACGCGCGGCTGCTGTCATCGAAGCTCGATGCCCCGATCGGTCACATCCCATTTGGGGTCGACACCAGCTTCTGGACGCCAGCCGGCGCCGCGCCGGCCGGCGACTACGTGTTGAGCATTGGCAACGACTCACACCGGGACTACGCCACCCTGCTCAGGGCATGGCGTCCGTCCGACCCGCGCCTGAGGGTCGTGACCAGCCATCCGATTTCGAGCACGGCCGCCAACGTCGAGATCATTCGAGGTGGGTGGCATCACCAGGTGTTGACCGACGAAGCCATCCGCACGCTGGTTCAGAACGCCCGGTTCGTGATTCTGCCAATCCGCGAAACCATTCAGCCATCCGGCCAGAGTGCCTGTCTCCAGGCGATGGCGTGCGCCAAGACCGTCGTGATCACTGACTTCAGCGGCCTCTGGAATCGCGAGTTGCTGCGAGACGGCGACACCTGCCTATTCAGCGGCGCCCCCGGCGACCACGACGGCATTCGCCGCGCGGTCGATCGACTGGCGGCAGACAGTTCCGAGTCTGCTCGCATTGGCGCCAATGCCAGGCGAATGGTCGAGTCGGCGTTGAGTGTCGAGCACATGGCCGCCGCCGTAGCCAGGGAAGTCGCCGAGTGCATCACCAGCGCGGCGCCGCACTCGCCTCGGGCAAATTGA
- a CDS encoding FkbM family methyltransferase produces the protein MPYHKNDLVVAGLLRGTFEPEEQHLMRTLLPYCRGMVDVGANLGLYALLASRLMPPNAPIAAFEASPIEYAKLAWTIHRNQLANVQAVAAAASDKDGRATIHQSLSGAGALNRLDRAAKSSGQWEQVEVPMLTLDTWAGLHPGITVDLLKIDVEGHELPVLMGADDLIRRFRPVVLIEVNAARASERSTPSQIWDYLAVRGYRWFAIDEGKAQVRQVTKPGDCVNYLAAPVEPLANARLNEALSGLLLG, from the coding sequence TTGCCGTACCACAAGAACGACCTTGTCGTTGCCGGGCTCCTTCGTGGCACGTTTGAACCGGAAGAGCAACACCTCATGCGCACCCTCCTGCCATACTGTCGAGGCATGGTGGACGTTGGCGCCAACCTTGGATTGTACGCGTTGCTGGCGTCTCGCCTGATGCCGCCGAATGCGCCGATCGCGGCCTTTGAGGCCTCGCCGATTGAGTACGCGAAGCTGGCTTGGACAATTCACCGGAACCAGTTGGCGAACGTCCAGGCGGTCGCAGCCGCAGCCAGCGACAAAGACGGCAGGGCGACGATTCATCAGAGTTTGTCGGGTGCGGGCGCTCTCAACCGTCTTGATCGCGCAGCCAAGTCATCGGGCCAGTGGGAGCAAGTTGAGGTCCCCATGCTCACTCTCGACACCTGGGCCGGCTTACATCCCGGAATCACGGTTGATCTTCTCAAGATCGACGTTGAAGGGCATGAGTTGCCGGTCTTGATGGGCGCCGACGACCTGATCCGTAGATTCCGACCAGTAGTCCTGATCGAGGTCAATGCCGCGCGTGCGTCTGAGCGATCGACCCCCAGCCAGATTTGGGACTATCTGGCCGTTCGTGGCTACCGGTGGTTCGCGATTGATGAAGGCAAGGCACAGGTCCGCCAGGTCACCAAGCCAGGGGACTGCGTCAACTACCTGGCGGCGCCGGTCGAGCCTCTCGCGAATGCCCGGTTGAACGAAGCGCTCTCAGGTCTCCTGCTCGGGTGA
- a CDS encoding glycosyltransferase family 4 protein, giving the protein MVRDTTKPHRIRRVLLVSADGIAPNPTGSGNRAIRWGLLDGLIRCHVDVGFYVAAAPGRHAADFDSANAHFSQNGARFWLDQPGPVVSSDSVAALSNALKTFQPDLVLAYGLEPLRLVRATGFVGLVGVMSIDLEHIGGLHRYVYNLRFGRAKQRLKSLLQTPLVVATALQLRYEMGRDYPKADLVVNHAANHANWHRAHHGRPTLYTPNPMAPVSGGLCQDVPKTPARFLLVGGIGGIATLTGLAWFAKRVYPLIEAAIAGGEIEVYLVGRGQLEPSLDKLMPRVVRRGYVDDLKEEMRGVTALLVPTPIPLGFRTRILDAFRHRVTVVAHRANSAGMPELEHGRNALLAATPDEFASAMMQLRQAPADAVQLARAAYEQFEAGLNGAATAQRILEFSHEVLAKRTND; this is encoded by the coding sequence ATGGTACGCGACACGACCAAACCACATCGCATTCGCCGAGTCCTACTCGTGTCGGCGGATGGCATTGCTCCCAATCCGACCGGAAGCGGCAATCGGGCGATTCGTTGGGGGTTGCTGGACGGGTTGATTCGCTGCCACGTGGACGTCGGATTCTATGTGGCGGCGGCGCCCGGGCGGCACGCGGCAGATTTCGATTCCGCAAACGCTCATTTCAGTCAGAACGGAGCGCGGTTTTGGCTGGACCAGCCAGGCCCGGTGGTATCGAGCGACAGTGTGGCGGCGCTGAGCAACGCCCTCAAGACTTTTCAGCCTGACCTTGTTCTTGCCTATGGACTTGAGCCGCTAAGACTGGTCCGTGCGACCGGCTTCGTCGGGCTGGTCGGTGTGATGTCGATTGACCTCGAGCACATAGGTGGGCTTCATCGTTATGTCTATAACCTGCGGTTCGGGAGGGCCAAGCAGAGGCTCAAGTCGCTTCTGCAGACGCCATTGGTCGTTGCGACGGCCTTGCAGTTGCGATACGAGATGGGCCGTGACTATCCCAAAGCTGATCTGGTCGTCAATCACGCTGCCAATCACGCCAATTGGCACCGCGCTCATCATGGCCGGCCGACACTGTACACGCCCAACCCGATGGCCCCGGTGTCCGGAGGGTTGTGCCAGGATGTCCCGAAGACTCCAGCTCGGTTTCTCCTTGTTGGTGGCATCGGTGGGATTGCGACCCTGACTGGACTGGCGTGGTTTGCGAAACGGGTTTACCCGCTGATTGAGGCCGCTATTGCAGGCGGAGAGATCGAGGTGTACTTGGTGGGTCGCGGCCAACTTGAGCCGTCGCTTGACAAGCTGATGCCTCGGGTCGTGCGCCGCGGCTACGTCGACGACTTGAAAGAGGAGATGAGAGGGGTCACCGCACTGCTGGTGCCAACGCCAATCCCGCTGGGTTTCCGCACGCGGATCCTTGACGCATTCCGCCACCGCGTGACAGTGGTGGCGCACCGGGCCAACTCCGCCGGCATGCCGGAACTGGAGCACGGGCGCAATGCACTGCTCGCAGCGACACCCGATGAGTTTGCCAGTGCGATGATGCAGTTGAGGCAGGCGCCCGCGGATGCGGTGCAGCTTGCGCGAGCCGCGTATGAGCAGTTCGAAGCCGGTCTCAATGGAGCAGCAACGGCCCAGCGAATCCTTGAGTTCTCGCACGAAGTTCTCGCCAAGAGGACGAATGATTAG